TCAAAATTATAAAGAAGCAGAATTAATATATAAAGCTCTCAATACTTATAACAATGATGTACCAGAATTTGTGAAAGTGCTTTACAGATATTATGGAGAAGAAAATGAAAATAGGGTATAAATGTTTTATCAAAGTAGATATAAAGGTGATATGCTAAACATTAGCAGAGTTATCTAAACTATATATAAAAAATTATAAAGTCTTGCTTAATGCTAAAATAGAAAATAACGTTAGTTTATTTACAGGTATTATATTTTGGTCTTCTTGGCAAAAACTATTTGTGGGGGATGCTAGGTAATAAGGAGAGTCGTCAGTAGGATAAAAAGAGCCCATGTGATATGATACTTTCTAATTAATTAAAATTAGATTATCTACTTGGAGGTATTTTTTTATGGGAATGGAGAGAGAACCATTTGCTGAAGTTAATTAAAAGGAGTGTATTATACACAGGATTATGGATTAGTTCTAATTACGGAAGATAGGTCTAGATACCTTATTGTTTTAAGATATTTATCCCATGATAAAAAGTTTTTTAATTTAATAGGTTTACATTTTATACCCTAAGGGGGTATAATTGAGTTGTATAGAATTTAATACTAATACTGAGGAGTGATTTTATGGCTTTTATAGAAGTTAATTTTCCAGGTGGCAAAAAAACAGAAGCTAATGTTAAGGGGTTTACGGTTGAGACTGATCAACCTGTTGCATCAGGAGGAGAAGAAACAGATCCATCTCCCTTTGACCTATTTTTGACTTCTATTGTTACCTGTTCTGGGGTGTATGCTTTAAACTTTTGTCAAAATAAAGGAATTAGTACAAAAGGTTTGAAATTAGAGTTGGGTTTTGAAAAGAACTTTGAAACTGGCTTAATTGAGGAGATAAACCTTAACTTAACATTACCTGAAAAATTTCCCCCAAAATATGAAAAGGCTATAGTGAAGGCGATGAATTTATGTGCTGTTAAGAAGCACATAGAAACGCCTCCTAACTTTAATATTAATA
This genomic interval from Proteinivorax tanatarense contains the following:
- a CDS encoding OsmC family protein, producing the protein MAFIEVNFPGGKKTEANVKGFTVETDQPVASGGEETDPSPFDLFLTSIVTCSGVYALNFCQNKGISTKGLKLELGFEKNFETGLIEEINLNLTLPEKFPPKYEKAIVKAMNLCAVKKHIETPPNFNINTK